Genomic window (Candidatus Obscuribacterales bacterium):
GTGAACGCATGTTGCAGGCTTTTGGAGCAACAGTGCAGGTGGATGCGGAGACCTGCAGCGCCAGTGTGGTGGGCCCGGCAACCCTAACGGGTCAGCAGGTGGTGGTGCCTGGGGATATTAGCTCGGCAGCCTTTTGGCTTGTAGCCGGGGCGATCGTGCCGGGATCGGACATTCTCATTGAAAATGTGGGGATAAATCCTACACGCACCGGTATTCTGGATGCGCTACAGCAGATGAATGCCGACATTACCTTAGAACATCCTCGCACAGCGACCGGTGAACCGGTGGCAGATATCCGAGTGCGCCACAGCCGCCTAACGGCCTGCACCTTAGAAGGGGATTTGATTCCTCGACTGATCGATGAAATTCCTGTGTTGGCGGTAGCTGCGGCTTTTGCTGAAGGTACAACCATCATCCGCGACGCTGCTGAATTGCGCGTCAAGGAAAGCGATCGCCTGGCGGTGATGGCAACTCAACTAGGGAAGATGGGCGCAGCCATTACGGAATTGCCGGATGGCTTAGAAATCACCGGCGGCCATGCCCTAACAGGTGCGGAGGTGGATAGCTTTACCGACCATCGTATTGCCATGAGCTTAGCGATCGCTGCCCTCATGGCCCAAGGCACTACCACCATCCACCGCGCCGAGGCCGCTGCCATTTCCTATCCAGACTTCACGCCCACCCTGCAGCGGATTTGTGGCTAGGATTGCTACGCCAAATCCGGTGAGACACGCTATTTATTTAAGGCTGGGGCAGTACCCACATGTCTCTAGCCCCCTTGCTAAGGGGGCGGCGAAGCGGGGGATCGCAGGCAGGATGTCCCAGCCATGCCATGCAACCGGATTTGATATTAGGATAAAAACCCCTCATGGAGGATCAGGCGGTTGCCCACAGGATCGTAGGCATACACCTCACGCCCGTGGGAGGTGAGGATGATGTCATCGGGTAAACAGGCCCCGCCTGCCGCCTGCACCTGAGCGATCGCTGCCTCCAAATTTGGTACCTCTAGGCATAGGCTGAGGGGCCCACTGGAGGCTGCGGAGAATTCCGAAACGTGGTTGGGCTGGGGGCGAAAAATTCCCAGCCGCATGGGCCCTAGCTGAAATTCTCCATAGCGGTCGGGAGTCAAGGGGTTCGGGGCTTGGTCGAGGAACCGCTGGTAGAACGCGATCACCGTCGCAAACGGTTCGGCAGCGATCGCCATAAAGGCTGTGCGATAGGCGATCGCCTTGGGGGATGACTGTCCCATGCTGCTCTTGTCCTCTGGGCGGGGCTGTCGGGGGCGGGCAAAACCCATCCCCCGACTGGGCTGGCGTTTGGATGGCATGACTAATGGGCTGCGATCGTACGTTTGTAGGCTTCGTCGAGCACTTCAGACAGGGTTGGATGGGTATGGACTAGGAAGGCTAGGTCATGAACCGACTGCCGCTTGGCGATCGCATTGGCGGCTTCCTGAATCAGGTCTGCGGCATGGAGCCCAATGATGTGAGCCCCCAGCAGTTCTCCCGTATCCTTGCGATAAATCACCTTGGCAATGCCTTCCGTCTCGCCTTCTGCGATCGCCTTGGAGTTGCCCTTGAAATAGGAGCGCACCGTGGCGACTTCGAAGCCTTCTTGAGCGGCCAGTTCCTTGGCAGTAGGTTCTGTTAGCCCCACAAAGCTCACTTCAGGATGGGTGAAGGCGGCGGCGGGAATGCTGCGATAGTCTACAGCGCGGGGGCGATCGCAAATGGTTTCCACCGTGGCAATGCCTTGGGCGGAAGCGGCATGGGCCAGCATCATCTTGCCTGTAGCATCGCCAATGGCCCAGAGATGGGGCACCGGCTGACCATCCAGTAACACCGCCATGTGATCGTTGACCGTAATGAAGCCTCGGCGATCGGTTTCCACCCCAACGGTTTCTAGTCCTAGGTTCTTCGTGGCGGGGATCCGTCCTGTTGCCACTAGGCAAGCATCGACCTCTAGAACCTCCACCACCTCTTTGGTTTTCGCATCCGCTAGTTCGATCACCACAGGCGAACCGGGGATCACTCGCTTAGCCAGCATTCCTACTTTGGTTTCGATATCGCGGGAATCAATCAACACGCGCTTGGCCTGCTTGGCGATATCAGGATCAAAACCGGGCATGAGCTGGTCTAGCGCTTCCACGATGGTAATTTCACAGCCCAACGCGGTGTAGACATCAGCAAACTCTAGACCGATATAGCCACTGCCGATAATTGCCACCCAGTCGGGCAGCCAGTCCAGCTTAATGCCGTCATCACTGGTAAAAACGGTTTTGCCATCGAGTTCGATACCTGGTGGCACAAAGGGTACAGAACCAGTGGAAAGAATCACATCCTTGGCCGTGATCACCCGCTCGCCCGCGTCGGTTTGCACCGAGACTTTTTGGCTACCGGCCAGCTTGCCCCAGCCGTGGATAATATCGACACCTAGACGTTTGAGGCTATTGGTGAGATCGCCGCGCAGTTTATCGACTAAGTTGGCCGCATGGCTGGCGATCGCTTGCCGATCAAACGTCACATCACCCACATGCACCCCTAAGGCTTGGAGGTGATGGGCATTGCGCAATTCCCGCACGCGTCCCGATGCTGCCAGCAGTGCCTTCGAGGGAATGCAGCCCCGGTTTACACAGGTGCCTCCCATATCGGCAGCCTCAATGATCGCCGTTTTGAGCCCGCAGCTCACGGCATGAAGCGCT
Coding sequences:
- the aroA gene encoding 3-phosphoshikimate 1-carboxyvinyltransferase, which gives rise to LASHPDRLFTVTGDASLRSRPMARVIQPLEQMGAQIWSRGGGLAPLAVRGAKLTPIHYHSPIASAQVKSCILLAGLMAEGMTTVTEPALSRDHSERMLQAFGATVQVDAETCSASVVGPATLTGQQVVVPGDISSAAFWLVAGAIVPGSDILIENVGINPTRTGILDALQQMNADITLEHPRTATGEPVADIRVRHSRLTACTLEGDLIPRLIDEIPVLAVAAAFAEGTTIIRDAAELRVKESDRLAVMATQLGKMGAAITELPDGLEITGGHALTGAEVDSFTDHRIAMSLAIAALMAQGTTTIHRAEAAAISYPDFTPTLQRICG
- the lpdA gene encoding dihydrolipoyl dehydrogenase — protein: MSQFDYDLVIVGAGVGGHGAALHAVSCGLKTAIIEAADMGGTCVNRGCIPSKALLAASGRVRELRNAHHLQALGVHVGDVTFDRQAIASHAANLVDKLRGDLTNSLKRLGVDIIHGWGKLAGSQKVSVQTDAGERVITAKDVILSTGSVPFVPPGIELDGKTVFTSDDGIKLDWLPDWVAIIGSGYIGLEFADVYTALGCEITIVEALDQLMPGFDPDIAKQAKRVLIDSRDIETKVGMLAKRVIPGSPVVIELADAKTKEVVEVLEVDACLVATGRIPATKNLGLETVGVETDRRGFITVNDHMAVLLDGQPVPHLWAIGDATGKMMLAHAASAQGIATVETICDRPRAVDYRSIPAAAFTHPEVSFVGLTEPTAKELAAQEGFEVATVRSYFKGNSKAIAEGETEGIAKVIYRKDTGELLGAHIIGLHAADLIQEAANAIAKRQSVHDLAFLVHTHPTLSEVLDEAYKRTIAAH